acctagcccctccccccgggtttTGGGGCGCCCCTCGTCCTCCCCCTTAGGGACCCggccccctcacctagcccctccccccgggtttTGGGGCGCCCCTCGTCCTCCCCCTTAGGGACCCggccccctcacctagcccctcctcccaggttttggGGCGCCCCTCGTCCTCCCCCTTAGGGACCCGGCACCCTCACCTAGCCCCTCCTCCCGGGTTTTGGGGTGCCCCTCGTCCTCCCCCTTAGGGACCCGGTACCCTCAcctagcccctcccccagagttTTAGGGCGCCCCTCGTCCTTCCCCTTAGGGACTCGGCACCCtcactttgcccctcccccagagtttTGGGGCACCCCTCGTCCTTCCCCTTAGGGACCCGGCCCCCtcactttgcccctcccccagaattTTGGGGCACCCCTCGTTCTCCCCCTTAGGGACCCGGCCCCCTCACTTTGCCCCTCCCCAGGATTTTGGGGAGTCCCCCAGCCCCTTCCGCATAGGGCTCTGGGGATCCCTTTGGGGACTCGGCCATCCCCACCTAAGCCCTCCCCCAGAATTCTGGGGAGCCCTTTATTCTTCCCCTCAGGGACTCTGGAGTCCCTACCCAACCCCTTCCGCATAGGGCTCTGGGGATCCCCACCTGATCCTGTTAGGGACTCAGgcatccccactccacccctccctcggGGTTCTGGGATCTTCTCCTGTCCCCTCTTAAAGACTGAGGAACCACCCCTGCGTCCCCCTCAAAGTCCTGGACATCCCATCCTGCCCACTTAGGTCCCACAGCCCCAACTGCATCAGCTGTTCCCCTGTGGCAACAACCTCCTCTCTGCTTCTCCCAGAACCCTGTGCACTAACTGGTacccatgcaggaggaggaagtCGTCTCGGTCTCTGACACCACCAATTTCAGCCTCAGCACGACTGTCTCCACCATGTGTCCAATTAACCGGACTTTCACTAACCGTTACCTGTCGGCTGTGTACCTCATCGTGTGCCTGCTGGGACTGCTGGCGAATGGGCTGGGCCTGTGGAATCTGTGTGCCGGGTCCCGGAGGAGCAGCTGGAGCACCCTCAGTGTGCTGGTGTGCAACCTGGGGGTGGCAGACCTACTCTATGTGATCACGTTGCCCTTCCTGGTGACCTATTATCTCCAGGGGGGCGTGTGGCTCTTTGGGAAAGGCTGCTGCAGGCTGACACGGGCCCTCTTCCACCTCAATCTCTATGCCAGCATTGGCTTCCTGACCTGCATCAGCGTCCACCGCTACCTGGGCATCGTGCACCCACTGAAGATGCTAGGTAGGTGCCAGACCCTGGGCCCCTCCTTACAGCTCAGTGCCTTGGTCTGGGGATGGGTCATCATCCAGGTATCTCCTGATTTTTTCTTCAGCAAAACAGATACCTCTGGTACACGGTGTCATGATACAACAGGTCATGAGAACCTGGACACCTATTTGCCCTACATCCTGGCTGTAACCATGACGGGCTTTGTCGTCCCCTTCCTCATAATCATTGGGTGCTACTGCCACGTGGTGGTGGTCCTCTGGAGGAATGAAAATGTGGACCCAAACCTCAAGAGGAGGAGCATCAAGCTGGTGGTGCTGGTGATGGTCCTGTTCTCTGTCTGCTTCCTCCCATACCATGTCTTCAGGAACCTTAATTTGCTGTCCCGAAGCTGGCAACTCCAGGGCTTCTGCACCCAGACCACAAAAAACATCTATGTCTTCTATCAGGTGACTCGGGGCCTGGCTAGCTTCAATAGTGCCCTGAACCCTCTACTGTACCTAATGACCAGCGAGGACTGTGTGTCACGTATAAGGACTCTTGGTCAAAGGGCTGGCCAGTCTCTGGGGTCTCTCTGGGCGAGGAGAGCCCAGCACCAATCACATCCAAAGAAAATGAGCGTGAGGCTCCATGAAGAATTTGAAGAGGTATCTGATGAACTCTGAATTGGTTGGCTGAGGAAATAAAAGCATAGTCTGAATAGCTAGAGGTAACTTACTGGTGTGtattccctgcccccacctgtcTGTTTTGCCTTTTTAGAGTGCAAGAACATTGGGGCAGGAGCTAGCCCAATGTGGGGGTTACTAAAAACTATTACTAAAAAAATGGGTACCAGCATTACAGGGCTTGGGCCAAGCTGTCAAGCCCATTTTTGTACCATATAAAATATTCACACGTGTgaattatacactgaaatgtttgtaacttttCCCCCAAAACAGTAAAACATTGTTAAAGTTCAACTTTCATACTAGCCCATCAAGCTAACAACtcccctatggctgtgtctagactggcaagtttttccacaaaagcagctgcttttgcacaaaaacttgccagctgtctacactggccgcttgaatttctgcaagaacactgacgatctcatgtaagaaattagtgcttcttgcggaaatactgtgctgctcccgttcaggcaaaagtccttttgcgcaaaagcttttgcacaaaagggccagtgtagacagctcagatttgttttgcgcaaaaaagccccgatcgcaaaaaaagccccgatcgtgaaaatgaagCTTCAGCGGGCACAGCCGAGGGGAAGGgtacatgtcccccagctggagcaagtCCAGGTCCAGCTGGAgcatctgccccctgcgctccccagtcagagtgaggaatgcagcaaattgcacttttcccttgctctctgatgaaggggaacagccagtaatgttcccatacaaatcgtgggggggtggggagcttcAGAGTCCCATCCCCCCCTTAAAGGGTCTCTGGGGCATGAGAGGcttggggctgaggcagtccCGGATTAAGGAGGAGACAACCACAGTCACTCACTTTAACTGGTGATTCTtccttttttctgtatggttctctgagaagcaatcctattccaggcacatcctattttcctgacacaaccaaaccctgaccttgctttaaattataagaggaagctgtacaccaaatttggtggtcctagcttttctgtttaggaggaattcctGAATAGACAGAGAGATACATAGACTCACAGACAagttctctcaaatatatagtagatttcagCTATATTATGGGTTAAATAAGCTTTTGTGTGCTAGTCTGGGAACCTAACCACAATTTACaacatttttaatgggaaaatgcATTCCAAATTCCAAACAGCCAACTtacaaacaaacttttggaacacaacttGTTTGTGTAAGTTGGGGCTTCCTGTATAGTGGAGCATGCTAAGGACACATTTCAAAATCTCTAGGCACGCAACTGCATTTTACAGTTACTCTTGTACACCTAGACCTAAAAGTACATATGCAGTTGCATGCCTAATTTGAGCATGTGTGTGATACCTAATTCAGGTATCATTCCTATTCGTTACCATAGGTATGATACCTAAAAACAATCCATTAAATGTGCAAGTGATGATTTGCAATAGCAATTGCCACCCGAGCTTGTGCTATCATCATAACTGCAACACAACATTTTTCTGGAAATGTTGACCTtatcatatttgaaaatgtggcaGAGATTAAAAAATTAAAGTAGACATACAAATTTGTATGCACAATAAGCATACATTTACATGCCCAAACTAGTGCACAATCTTAATAattgtgggtgtgtctaaactacatggctccgtcgatggagccatgtagattagtcaggacggcaaagggaaatgaagcggcgatttaaataatcgccgcttcatttaaataaaaatggccgccgcgctgtgccaattagctgattgtcagctcagcgtggtagtctagacgggggTCTGCCGACCCCAAACGCTTTgtcagcagatcctttatgcctcgtgaacgtgaacaaggcataaaggatctgctgacaaagtgttctggggtcggcagatccctgtctagactaccacgctaagccgacaatcagctgatcggcacagcgcggtagtcattttgatttaaatgaagcggcaattatttaaatcggcgcttcatttgcctttttcatgAAAACGAATCTACATGGCTGCGTCGACGGAGCcacatagtttagacgtaccctgtatgTTTGTAAATTAGTCCCACATTTTGTTGGTACCATCCATCACATGCTTAAACTTGATAAAGACCTGTCCTGCTATTGCATGAATAGGTAGGCATTAAAAGTAACATGCTGCTGAgagtaaggccttgtctacacaaacCCCTCCCTCTTCGATCTAGcgtatacaacttcagctatgcaaatagcatacCTGAAGTCGAGATTTATCACGTTATCTTCTGTACAGTAAggccagtgggggctgctctcccatcaactctggtgGAGTATCGGAGTCAATAGGAGAGCGCTCAGAAAacaatttatcacatctaagcagacacaataaatcgatcgctgcagcatcaatccactgcatagtgaagacaagcccttaggaaGAGAAGACATAAGCTCACTGCAGTAAAATGCAAGCAGGAAAAGGCTGATGATCTGGTAGCAAAGATTGTACTTTCATTGTCTCCAAAGTGGATAGATTGTTATTGCTGGAACCAGGTGAACTGTGCATAGTGCAGAAGTTATAGCCACAAACTGGTATTTTATCATCTTCTTCCTCTGCCTTTTCTAGTTCAGACAGCTTGAATATTTCAGCAATTGTCAAAACATTAAATGACATTCAGCagtaggagggttttttttctgatgggAGCTGTAAACAATAACAATGATCCAGTTTTGTGCAGCTGCTGAAGTGTGATGCAACCTTTGCTATTTGAAAAAATGCCGGATTTTTATCACATTTAACTGCTGCAGGGTCCAGACCCTTGTTTGATATACACGAAAGGAACAATGGCTCTTTGCATATGGGGTTAATACATCATGTTAAAGAGCAAATAAATACTTAGTGCTTCCAATGAGTTGTTTGGTACCTTTAAAACTTACAGGAACAAAAGCCAGATGGCCAGAAGTGACAGGGTTCAGCTGTGGGCTTGGCACTGAATGCAGGAGCTGCTGCTTATCCAGCTACCTGGCAAGACCAAAAGTGGCAAGACTCCAGCATGGAAAGGGGGAGCAATGATACTCTTTCTGGTGGATGGACTAGGCACGATCCCAGAAGATGCTTAGCACTCTGGCCctaatccagcaaagcatttaagcacatgctatATTTTAAGACTGTAAGCAGTCCCATTGAAGGCAAACATTATATTTGGATCTGTGAACTTGCAATGTCAGAGGCAAAGCCTAGGGGACCTGCCCTGGACTGGCCATTTGTCAGCTGCAGAGAGCAGAGATACACATTTTCATGGCACCACTGTACCTCACTAATGCTGATTTCACAGGTTCAGAATAAGGACTCAACAACGCCTTGGCCTAGAGCTCTCAGTTGGCATAACTCTCCAGCACAGCTTCAGATCCTAGATTCAAAGGCAATCCAGCTGGAAGGGACCCTCTGTGTCAACTTATCCAGACACTTGTATCAGCCAAAGAGGCCCCAGTGCTATCCTTTCCAGACACGTCTCATCTCGGCTTGAAGATGCATTCCAGAATAATGCTTGCTTTTGTGCAGCTGTGTCACCCCCAGCCAcactcttgttttttttttttttttcctgtcatcaATTTCCACACCCCAGCTGTCTCCCAGTTTGCAGCACTGCGTGGTAACAGGTTAATATTGGTAGATTGTGTTCttctgagaaagagagagatgtggaGGAGGTAACAGTGAACGTCTGCCCCCATCCCCTTGAAAAGCCTCGGAAAAGCCCCTGCATGTGATGCCCTTTTCCAGTAGCAGTGGCacggaaacatttttaaaagtgggggtGCTGGGCCCCCTTGCCCctgtcttccccacccccagctgagaCTGACAGCAAACCCCAGCACATGGGCCAGCAGacaggaccccaggtgctgggtTCTTGGCTGCCATCTCATGCACCAGGACCTCAGCATGTGGGGCAGACAGCAGCGTccctggtgcagggctggcagaCAAAAACCCAGTGaacggggtggcagcagggatcCCAGGAGCTAGGCTGGAAGTCTGAGGGTACTTCAGCACCtcgccacacacacacctcggctgtgtctagactggctagtttttctgcaaaagcagccgcttttccggaaaaacttgccagctgtctacactggccgtttgaatttccgtaaaagcactgatgatctcatgaaagaaatcagtgctttttgcggaaatactatgctgctcctgttcgggcaaaagtccttttgcgcaaaacttttgcgcaaaagggccagtgtagacagctcagatttgttttccgcaaaaaagccccgatcgcgaaaatggcgatcggggcttttttgcggaaaagtgcgtttagattggcatggacacttttccgccaaaagtgcttttgcggaaaagcatccgtgccatctagatgctctgttccgaaaattcttttaacggaaaacttttccgttaaaagcatttccggaaaatcatgccaatctagacgtagccctctagttCCTGCGCCTATAAGCAAAGCCCAGTGATAATTCCTCTGTCATTTTTAATGAATGATTAACTGGCCTGAGTTCAAAGTCATCATTTATAACACAATCTCCTCAGCTATGGAGACATGAAGCCCACTCACTCTCTGCCACTGGTTGTTATTGGGTTACTGGAAGAATGGGAAAGGTTTGACACACTCATATCGGATCGGTCATTAGCCTTTAGTGAACTtagcatccaaattccctcttgGGGTTTGGCAGGCCGTTCTCATAGGATTTGCATAGCGTTAGTTAGTGTTCTGAAATTGATTGTATTTGCAGGGCCACAGCGAGACTTCTCCATCCCACTTCGTTCCAGTGTGTGATCAACACCAATTCTCATGCACCATGTAAGTATCTTTACAATACAAGACCCTGATTTGCgcgtctcagagcccaggtcaactgACTTAGTCCCACTTGGGCTCGAGCCCAGTTCTGAaaccctgctggggggaggatctcagagcccaggctccagcctgtgCCTGGAAGTCTACACTGGTACCTTTAGCCAAGCGGCTTGAGACCCAGGAGCCTGAATCAGCTGATCTGGGTTCTGagacctgcagctgcaggattttctttgcagtgaagacatacacAAAAGACCTCCATAGACTTCAACGGTTTTTGGATCAAGTCCTTAAAAAGGGGTTAAGTGGCATATTGGGCCAAGTGCTGGCTTTGATCATGAGTCAATTTCACCCCCCCACAGTGTGTGATTCTGATGCGGCTCGTGCATATTTATGCAAGGGGGTTGAATTCACCACTGTGCAGAAGGCCCACATAGACCTATGGGACTTAAGTGGTGCACAGACCTTGTGCTGCAcaaggtgaatttcaccctgacACAAAATGCATTCTCCTTACCCAGCCACTGTCTATTATAATGCGTAGACAAACAATGGAgagcaaaatgaaacaaaagatggaGAAAAAGAATCGGAGACTAAAAGGAAGAGTTGGTAACAAAACCAGGAAAAATCCAGGAAATTCAAAGCAACCATGTTTGCTGAGTCCTGCTCTTACTGTTTCAACCCCTTTAAAGAGCATTACAGATATGAGTGTGTCCGGCTTACCGCTGCCTTTCTTGGGATATATCATGTTCTGCCACTCGTGAGTTAATCTTTTGTGAGTTTGTTTCTTCTGAACTGCATAAGAAAGTTCCCTCTCTGCATATAAGCAAATACTCTCTGGTGACTATACACATGCAATAAAGGGCAGCCTTTGACCCAACCACTCTGCATTGCTAATGTTTGTTGCTGAGTAAACAAGCAGTAAAACCTATTGGAAAGCCTGTACCCTTTCTCCAGAACTCGTTAGTGAGAAGACAAAGTGCagggttagaacataagaacggccatattgtgttagactaaaggtccatctagcccagtatcctgtcttccaataccagatgccccaaagggaatgaacggaacagaTACCCTgataaaatcctggtcttcacaacatcctctggcaaggagttccacaggttgactgtgcgctgcatgaagaaaaacttctatcagtttcatttggtgacccttagttcttgtgttatgggaacaagtaaataacttttccttatttacttactTATTTCTAAGTGCAATAGTTCAGGGGTAGCCAAAAGTAGTGGCCCCCTGAGCCACATATAACAACTGTCTGATATTCACGAGCTGGGGATCAGGGCTTCAGTCCCACTCCTGCTGAAGTCCTGAGCCCTGGCAAACAGAACTGTCCTCTCCATAGGACGGTTTGGGGTGGCAACCTCAGGCTCTGTGCTTTGGGGGCTCTGCGACGGCCACCACAACAATCCTATAGATGGGACCTGCAGGCCAGAGGGTGGCCTGGGGGATTACCtgaggggcctggcatggggcagcagcaggaggcagcctcTCCCACTCAccgtggcagcaggagctggggtaAGCCAAGTGgctcagcagcctgctccactcccctgcccatctcccagcactggccacagccccctccaccactcccctgAGTGATACAGAGCTtgggagagcagaggggaggaggctgaatcactccacttgttatagccatggtgagtgtggggggcccAACTCCTGCTGTTGCCCCATAACAGGCCCCCAGTCTGGTGGATGGAGAATGGAGGGGCTGAGGGGCTTGAATTTGGAATGAATCTACATTGACCCAAGTCCCTTTTGCTGAAGGTGCCTTTTAATTCTTGCAGTTTCCCTTTATGTAACCTCACCGGTGGTCATGAAGGGAGACTGCTTTGCGGGCAGCAATGAAGGATCTGTTTTACAGAAGTGCTGAGAACTGTAACTCCAGTCACAGCTAAGGGGAGCAAGGGACAATTGGACTTTCTGGAAATCAGGCCCTGATTGTGGATTTCGACTGACTTGTCCACAGCGAGTTCATGTACATTAGTTCACGCGCAGCATGGCAGCCGTGCTAATGGCATGCACACAGGACAGCGTGGGCCTCTTTCAATTCACACTGTTGCATACAGGTTGGGATCCTGTGGCCCTTGCAGGGTGTACTCTGGGATGCCTCGCGCTGAGCATTGTGGGATGCCTGTGGAATTCTGTGACATGGGGTCCAATTCCAAAAAACGCCATGACCATCTCTGTTCCTGTTTCCTCTCTTTCTGGACGGACTGATGTCAGTGTCGTCAGTGAGGCATGTGTCCCCAAGAACGTGTTTCACAGATGCTTGTCTCCACACGGTGAGGAGATCTGGGGTCTCTGCATGGTCCAGACAGCTGTTCCAGACATGCTGGAAGGCATCCGGAGAACATTGCAGCAGTGCTGATATAATCTCACCAAAGAGCAAAGGGGCAAACTATGACCCACACCAGTTTCACATTGGACTAACTTGATTGAGTGTGCATTAGCCCCCctgtatagacaaggcctaatgTACATATGTAGGGACAAAACCATCTTCCTCTTCCTTTATTGAGAGTTTCACTGGAAACAGGAGCAGACCTGGAATTCCATGGCCGTACTTTCCTGgctcatttaaataaacattttttaatttatgATTTGTTGCAAGTGTAATTTAAAGTCATTGCATCTGATCAAAAATTGGAAACTGACAGGCTATTAAAGCCAGTCATGCAAAATTA
The genomic region above belongs to Pelodiscus sinensis isolate JC-2024 chromosome 18, ASM4963464v1, whole genome shotgun sequence and contains:
- the LOC102453094 gene encoding P2Y purinoceptor 1-like; protein product: MQEEEVVSVSDTTNFSLSTTVSTMCPINRTFTNRYLSAVYLIVCLLGLLANGLGLWNLCAGSRRSSWSTLSVLVCNLGVADLLYVITLPFLVTYYLQGGVWLFGKGCCRLTRALFHLNLYASIGFLTCISVHRYLGIVHPLKMLGRCQTLGPSLQLSALVWGWVIIQVSPDFFFSKTDTSGTRCHDTTGHENLDTYLPYILAVTMTGFVVPFLIIIGCYCHVVVVLWRNENVDPNLKRRSIKLVVLVMVLFSVCFLPYHVFRNLNLLSRSWQLQGFCTQTTKNIYVFYQVTRGLASFNSALNPLLYLMTSEDCVSRIRTLGQRAGQSLGSLWARRAQHQSHPKKMSVRLHEEFEEVSDEL